From Cyprinus carpio isolate SPL01 chromosome A7, ASM1834038v1, whole genome shotgun sequence, a single genomic window includes:
- the LOC109088929 gene encoding LOW QUALITY PROTEIN: histone H4 (The sequence of the model RefSeq protein was modified relative to this genomic sequence to represent the inferred CDS: inserted 1 base in 1 codon), whose translation SCLEEAKAVKGSGKEALSVIVKFCVITSRESPKPAIRRLARRGGVKRISGLIYEETRGVLKVFXENVIRDAVTYTEHAKRKTVTAMDVVYALKRQGRTLYGFGG comes from the exons tCATGTCTGGAAGAGGCAAAGGCGGTAAAGGGCTCGGGAAAGGAGGCGCTAAGCGTCATCGTAAAGTTCTGCGTGATAACATCCAGGGAATCACCAAAACCCGCCATTCGTCGTCTCGCTCGCCGCGGCGGAGTCAAGCGCATCTCCGGTCTGATCTACGAGGAGACCCGCGGGGTGCTGAAGGTGT TGGAGAACGTGATCCGCGACGCCGTCACCTACACCGAGCACGCCAAGAGAAAGACCGTCACCGCCATGGATGTTGTGTACGCGCTCAAACGACAGGGACGCACTCTGTACGGTTTCGGAGGATAA